TAATAAATTTTATGATGCATGCCGCTCTCTATTCCTCTCCATAAATTCAGCGGGGGCATGCCAGAAGGTTGCATAGATTTTATTCTCCAGTTAAAGCTCCGTGCTCCCATTTTGTTTTATGCTTTCGGTGGTTCTTTAAAATGGGGATAGGATGAAATAGAAACGGCTGGTGCAAGATCCATTCGTCTCCTCAATTAGCCAAGTATAGTGATGGATGCATTAAGAGTCATTAACAGTACGGTAGTATTCTATTCCAGTCTTCTTCCTCATTCATCGGCGCGACACATACTCTACTATATAGTATCATCTAACTCTGCCACCGCTCCTCGCCACATGTACTATGTTATTGGACGGGCGTATTGGCTGAAATTTGGTGTACAAGGAGCCCAAAATCTTGCTCGAGTACTTTTCACATAGAGTCTTCTGCAAGCTCAATTTGGATAAGCTCCGCTAGAGGATTTGCCAGCAAGGGATTCTCGGTATAAGGCCATAAGCTCCTATCTGAATTCTCAGTTTGCCATTCTTCTTAATTGTTTATACAGGAATAGTTGACCAGTTGTATTCTTTCAAGATTTTTGGAACAGTGGAGTATGGACATGTGAGTACTTCTATGCTTTTGTGTGCTGGAACGATACTACGCAAATTTTGGTACATCAAACTTTCTTACCCGGTATAGATAAGTGagtactttgatgcttttgtgtgaTGGAATGATGAGTACTCAAAATTTTGGATAAGGTAAATCAAACTTTGTTACCCAGTACAGATAAAATAGGTCGATATATGTTTGCACGGTGCAAATGTTATTTCACAGAGTACTACTGCTAATGATTGTTTATCTCATCATCTCAACTGAAGTTGGTGTTCTCTGATATATAATTGCAGGTTTTTGTATAGAGAAAACGTTCTTTCTATCTGAAGACGATGCTCTACTAAAGCCTATCTTCTGTAGTTGCCTTTGTTGAAGAAATCTTCCGTAGTTGTGCTTTACGGCATCAAACAGAATACCAGGATGTAGATGGTGTGATGGAATGATGAGTAATCAATTTTTTGGATAAGGTAAATCAAACTTTGTTACCCAGTACGGATATAATAGGTCGATATATGTTTGCACCGTGCAAATGTTATTTCACAGAGTACTACTGCTAATGACAGTTTATCTCATCATCTCAACTGAAGTTGGCGTTCTCTAACATATAATTGCAGGTTTCTGTATGGAGAAAACGTGCTTTCTATCTGAAGACGATGATCTACTAAAGCCTATTTTCTGTAGTTGTCTTTGTCGAAGAAATCTTCTGTAGTTGTGCTTTACAGCATCAAACAGAATACATGGATGTAGATGCATGTACATGATCCACTCCTTCATCGTAAAAGATTGTAAAAGTCACTCAGCAGTACGGAGCTGTCATATTATCAATTAACTGCTACTAATTTCAGAAATTATTGTTCAGATGTTACTATGTCATTTTTAGTCACTTCGTCTACTGAAATTTTTACGTATGCACCTTCATTTTCAGCGTGGAGGTTCAAATTTGCGTAAaccttttttttttgcatattatggttacaaAATTATTATAACAATAATTTCGTAACTGTGTTTTATGTGTAAGATTTTAATCATGCTAACTAAGTGCTTACAATTTAGCGTTGTATGGATTTTTCTCTAAAAAAAGTGAGttgtttatatatgatatttcttCGATTCTGATGATTCATTCTCTTTTTCTATGTACCAATGTCTAGCAATATATTTGATAAGACACCAGTCTAACTATTTCCAAGAGCAATCTCATGCAGTTAACCTATTTCCAAGTGtttacatcattttcaaagattctAAACAAATATatcccgccgcaacgcgcggggcgTATTCTAGTTTAATCTACGGAAGGGGCTAACATTTTCCCATGAAGGATGAACACCAATGCACTTACTAGGATTCCCAGTCGTTCATGAAAATTTATTTACTTCACTTGACCTTATGATTTCATTTTTTGTTTAAATTATACTTGTGTTTATTTGCATTTATTTCTGTACGTCGCACTCCAAGTTGGTTGCAGAGATAAAACCCGAAGTTCCCTATATTAGAATGAATTCTCTCCGAAATTGGAAGAAGATAGATCACCTCGCCAAGAAGCAAGTACTGAACTACATTTGTTACCGCTCAAATTAGCATGATTATATTATGACTTGCAGTGTGAAAATTAATTATGCAACAATGTCATACAAACAACATATGATCGCAAATATGGAAACATCACACCAGGACTACATCAAGGGTTGACGCGAGGATGGAAGATAATGTTACCATTGTCGGTACGACGTGCAAATTGAACCCATCAAACACTTGCCTTCAATGGGTTAAGGATGTGTCTTGCTTCCAAAGTCGTGTTATAACCTAGTGGACATGATGGATAAACCTGGAGCTGGATTTTGATGATCAGTTGCCATTTCTATATATTTGTTTTTGGCATAGGTTCTCTGATAAGTTTTCGTACCACCGAGGCTTCCATTGCTACTGCCCCACCCCCACCTAATATCACTACTAGAAAGACAGCTAGCCCCAATATtactagtagtggcgcacatTGCTAGTGGCGCGCCACTGCTACACATTGCTAGGTGCTCCACCGCTAGCCCATTACTAATGCCACACTAAGCTTAGGGATGAGCCATTGCTATTCTTGAGCCTAGTTGACCCCCTCCCCCGGATATAATGTGGCGCACCACACCTAGGTGCACCACTGCTATGTAGCATAGCAGTGGTACACCTAGGCATGGTGCGCCATTAATGTGTCTGGGAGGGGATGGGGTACCCACATACCAATGGCACACCAAGACTTTGAGATGGACACGTGTTATATGTTATAGTTGTTAGGAAAATTAATaaacatgaattttgatatattttaCAAAATAGCGCCATTTATCGGTAAAATAGCTCCAGATTTCACATACGACCccgaggtgcgccactactagatgTTACCAGTGGCACGCTAGTAGTGGCACACCACTGGTAAGAAAAACACTTGCGCCAATGCTAGACATTTTTCTAGTAGTGATAAGACCACTTAGAGTGCACATATTGCTTCATCAAAATATGCATATCTGACCCAAGAAGAGGAGGATAAAGAaggagaggaggaagatgacgatAGGGAGGAGGGACACGAGCAGAATGAAAGAGGCATGTCTTAGTTGAGTGACACCCCTCAACCAAGTGATGCGCAAAGGAGAGAAACAAATAAGAAACTGACCTTTAGTTTTCAAGGGTAGCTTATTCGACATGCTCGTCCTGGCAAGGCACATCCAACACAAGAGAAGAAAAAGTACAATCAGGTCCAGAATGGGGAGGAAGTGAGATCTATGCATGTCCTTGAAGTGGTCGAACTTGTATTCGATCTTTCAAGTTTTCTTAGGTTATCCAATCTCTTAAATGGTGTTTGAACTTGCTTATGTTGAAATTATTTGTCGAATATGTGTACGTGTTTGATTACAATTGGACTTGTAATTAGCGGTAGGTAACATGTTGGAGTCGAACTCTGTAACATGGCCAAGTATATAAAGGCACATGGAGTAGACAAAATAGATTAGATGCAAGTTGTAGGTTAGACACAAGATCGGGCTTTGAGGACGCGGTCCGGCGCCTGTGGCAGGGCTGCTGGACCAACATGGTGTTTGTAGATCAGAATTGTCTATATTACCTTGGCAGGCTTGTTATTcacattactatgatagtattttttttctttcttgcaAAGCAGTAGTATAAAAGTATATTACAACTCACATATCACATAAAATTGCAGAGTGGATTTACCAACGAGATCGAGAAAATGAAGGGTGCCTAAATATCTTGGATTCTAGACAACAGACGCTAGCCACCCTAGTTGAAGATAGCCCGAATGACCaactaggggcccatgaagattgcaAGTGGAATGAACAATTATCCACACACATGTAGCAAGTGGacatgatgtgggcattaccctttgggtaTCCGACATTAGTCTACCTCCGTTGACTCaactaggggcccatgaagattgcccTAGACTAAGGTTGGCTCATACGTCGGTTGCAACGAAGGAGACCTACCATAAGATGAATTattgatgaacaaggcaagaaggcatcgagaaaggaaagattagattagaTCTCAATGTTACCTAGTCGAGTTCGGAtaggactctcgggacctggcctacTATATAAAagccaggagagggcctgccgaACAACAGAACAACAATACGCAGAACCACCGCGACATAGGGCACAAACCTTAGAATCCTTGCCTCCCGGCGAGTCGACCATAGTAAtctatcggctaccccattgtaacccgtttactcgataaatcaagatcagacaagcaggaagtaagggttttactcaTCGAGAGCCCCGAACTTGGGTAAATGTCTCTCTTCGTTTGTTTGGCATCCGATATCTCAtgctagcctgcaggattccatcaaccctaagcccctcatggtgggcattgccgaggagctccCTCGTCAGGACATGAAATAAAAAGTTGATTAATAGATTCTTAAGCATCATAGAAAGCATATTTCATACATCCATGCCAATTTCTTTTTGCTAAATTGTCTTAGGTCAGAATAATTTTTCATTTAGGAACCACGTAAAAATCTTAATCTTAAGTGACACCTTTAGTTTCCAAATGTATTTTCGCAAAAAAATCAGGTATGTCCACTCATGAAATTATCATACATGGAATTGACCGCAAACATCCCAAAGATGGTTAGATGCCATGAGAATCTATATGGTTCTTCAACCAACTGAATCTCCATTAGTCTTTCTACTAAATGATAGTATTTGGGAAGTATCACCCGTTAAGAATGTTCTGCAGATGTAGGCGTTAATCGTTTAACTGCATTACCAAATCTCGGTATCATCTGCTATGGTTTTTTTGTCCTCGTATAATCTATATGAGCTTCCGATGATGACAAGTGGTATTAGAGTGAGGTTTGGAGGCTGCGAGATGGGATCCAGAGGAGTCGATAAAATTGATCGGTCGATATGTTAGATTGACGGTGGTAGCATCATTGTATCGAGAGCCAAGATCGATGTTGGGATTGAAGCAAGGAAACTGCAATTTCACAACGAAGAGGTACATCACCAAGAAACCCTAAACAAAAAGGTAAATCTAGCCGCATACAACAAGACACTAGTACTAAAAAAAAGCAATAAGAGACTATTCTTCAACGAATTTTGGCATGTTATATTCAGCGATCCATCTCGTGCCCAAACACGACATAACATAGGATAAACCTTAGTGTGTGTGTGAGGTTTAGTTGTGGAGATAaattgtactccctccggtctcttttaattgactcggatttagtacaactttgtactaaatttgagtaaattaaaaaggaccggagggagtacgaaTTAAAATCATCACGGATTTGTACCTATTTGAGTGTGTCCGTCATAACAGGCAACGCACATAAATGATGGTATAGTTGTATGTAAATCATCAAGTGTGTTATTTGGAATTTCTATAGAAAATGTCATGTCCTAGAATTGTGCTTTCGTGTAAAAAATGTTAATGGATAAAATCCACACGATAGTTGTGGTTTTGTGATGTTTACTCTGAACacatttgttttctttttttcttccttGAGAGATAGATGTTTGTATTTATTATCCGCTTTGTTATTTATCTATTGGCTTCTTAACTATTTTAGGTCACCTTCGAAAATTGTCTGACCATACTTCAGTGCTCATGCAAGTGGAAACGATGAGATAAACCTTGATTAGAAACTATTGCTGGTTATAAGAAATATCATTTTCTAAGTCCATCGAGATAAATTTGTTGTCTTTATTTTTGACTAATTGAATTGTACTTTTATCTCATGTTAGCACAATTGGGACAAATTTGTGCTAGAATATACTATCACATTTTACCCTCTAGTTTCTACTACCTCTATCCTAAAGCTTaagggtttttttttttgaaaagtgaaaccaagtaaaatttgatcaaatttttagagaatatatcaaaaaatataataatttgtagataccatacataaatatatttcattatctatctaatgatatcgattttgtattttgcatgttaataatggttggtaaaaacttagtcaaacatgacatagtttgactttctaaaaataatataagccttaagttTTGGGATGAGGTATTATATTGATTAATTTTTTACCCCATTTAACATTTTGTCTTTGATTTTGACTGACTACACCCACATGGATGCCAAGTAGAAGCGAAAAAATACCTAAGCTATCTAGGCTGCCACGACTCCGCCCCGTGCTAGATCTAACCCGTACCATTTTGTATTAGCCTAATCTTTCTATATTTTCTTTGCTTTCTGCCTCACTTAGGTaggtactagcaaaagtgcccgtgcgttgcaccgggaaaaCAAATACTAAACCATCATTATAGCAAACGATTTGCGTTAATACACACATAATATTTTGCTGACGGTTCAGAAATCTAGGATTCAAAACATCCGTACTACCCAATTTTTTCTGACAATGTAGCTGACAGAGCACTAACCCTTGTCTTACTTTTTCCTTTTCCCATTTTCTCCTTCAATATATCATGGGAGGAATATGATATCTCTATATATCCACGTATATAGTTCTAAATATGATTAGGTTTGCATTAATAAGGTGGACTTTCTAAGTGACAATCTATTTAAGTGCTATATATAACATATCAATCCAAACATTATTTACCTCGTCGCTAGGCGGCAACCAGCTCCACTATATCTGTCGCCCCACAAGGGCCAAGACGCCCCCTTGCCAGGGCCGGCTGGCACGTCGCCGCTTTTCCTCTTGCATGTGTGCCCTCAAGGAGTCTCGGTAAGCCTCGTCCCCAATTACGGCTTCACCTTCAACGCAGGCATTGTCTCTAACCTAGTGAACCACCGTTTCGTGTTTCCCATCTAGGTCTCCTAGAATAATGCATCCTCAAAGTTCGTCATCGTTCCCATCCAGCTGGTATGAACCTTTTTCTTTTGTTGCTCCTACCTCATTCTACTTTGCAATGGATGATTGGGTAACGGCATCTTCACCGGCCCAACGCGGACACGAAAATGATTTTTTCAACTTGCCCGCACATAGACCATGCATTAATTTAAGGAAATGAGAGAGAGGTCAGGCAGACCATGTGACTGACACATGTATGCACGAAGAGTGTTCGCTAGGACGCAAAACCTCTctaagtttagttcaagaatggGTCCGCACGAATATACTGGTCACTATGCGAGTTCAGCTGGTGGGCTGGAGGCAGACCTATCTTTTATCCGCGTAGATCAAAACGGATATTTTTGTGTCCATTTGCTTCAGGCCATAGGAGATTATCTAAGGATTTTTTTTTCAACTTTAGTGTATTTCAAAAAATGCTGTCGAAAATGTttgctctttttctttttccccaAACATCTTTTTCATTCCTCTTATTTTTGAGGGGCAAAACATCCGTCACTTTAAATGGGAATGCTCATTGGAAATTAACAAGCCAAACGAGCCGTCTGCTTTTTTGTGGAAAAAGGGGGAAAAACAAGGAAGAAGAGACTTGCTGCCCATGGATGCAGATCATGCACACCAACACAGCAAATAAGATTTCTTCATCTGAATGGGGACGAGGCTCCACTCGTAGAGAGACACCCTCATCTTCGTCTCTTTCCGCACGCCCTCTTGTTCCTGAGGTACTCCGCTTCCGCTTCCGTCGGTCCAGGCCCTCTTGTTCAGGAACACGGTGCCTGCTCCGCTTCCGTCGGTCCCGCCCCCACCAGGGCTCCAGTTTTTTTCCGAGATTTCCTCACGTTCCTTCCCTTTTTTTTCCATCTATTGCCTTCCTTTGCTCGCTCGAGGGTCACGGTCACCAACCAGTAATTCCTTTCTAATCAGATTTTAGTGAGGTGGCTTGTTGATTCCAGAAAACTGGACGTATTTAAACCGGCCGAACTTGTTATCGTGTACCGAGGTGGGACTATTGAGCACTGATGCAGCCTTTGATGGAACGGACTTGAGGAGACTTGCGGCCCATGGATGCAGACCATGCCCACCAACACAGCAACGTGGCCCAAGCAGAATCGAGAACAGTTCGCAGCACGACGGACCGATGAATCCCCAGCTCTACCGATCTGTACGCCCCCTCCTgctgctcaaaaaaaaaaaaaaaaacgcccCCTCCATCTGTAAACGCTCAGTCGTGCTCGCAATGGAGGCGAGCTCGCGGCTGCGGCTTGGCAACGAACGTGGTCGCAACATCTCCTCCTCCGGGCTCGACGTGTAGCAATTAACCCGGCGTGTTGTCGTTCCAGCATATACTGTATTGATTGCCTTGCGGCTTGTGACGTTCGCCCTGTGCTCTCCACCGGCAGCAGCCACTGAACTCGCGACAGCCCGTCCTCTTTCCTGCAACTGCATGGTACCCAGACGGCCGTGACCCGTGAGCACGCCGCCACCGCTCCAAACGGCGCCGTCTGCCGCTCGCGAGGCAAGGGATGAGGAGGCCACACCCGGTTGACCTCGAGGCAGAGAGGATGGTACCTCCGGTAACGAGGACGCCGGCCGTAGGAGGAGAACGGAAGGGCGGCggacggccggaggaggaggaggacgggagGGCGACGGCGGCTTTTCATTCGTTCGCAGGCCTCTGGTAGGCCGGCGCGGTTCTGTTCGACAGCCGTCGTGGTGGCCGGTGTGCGTGCCCGCGACGGATGAGAAAAATTGAACCGGTTTTTGGCTTAACGGTGGCATTGTGTGTATTATGgaatttggtgggagggtaaaaccgtcctaaaaaaagcgttgacgaaaattttggcagaaaccttagctcctttattattaggtatagatttggtCAGGAGCTAGGAGGGCGGTAAAACAACAAAGAGCGAGGTGGTGAAAGCAAAGACATGGATTCAGTGGAAAGGAAGGCTTTCATAGGTAAATCAGTCATAAATGGAGTATTATTATTTAGATTTATTCCTTCTATACTGGGGGTAAATCAGTCATAAATGGAGTATGGGTTATTATTTTGATTATAATCATATTTTTAGACAAATATAAACAAATTCTCCTACGATTACATTACATAGCAACATTTTTTAACCATAGTTAGACTCTATATGCACATCGATCGTCTACTTATAGTTTGGTTGGATCATCCAAGACAATCGAAAGCATCCCATCTACTTTAGGGACCCAACCATGAGGCCTTCCCATGGTCCTTCTTATATTgttctcttcctcctcgccaCATCCTCATGCAGCGCTTCCATTTTGGAAGACGCGTGCAAAACCTTCTCCGCTGCCCGCCCGGACATCGGCTACGGCTACTGTATTGAGTTCTTCCAAGCCAACAAGGACAGCACTACCGCGGACAAGCGCGGCCTTGCCACCATCGCAACGAATATCGCAAGGGCAACGGCCATGAACACCAGAAAGCTCAGCGCTGCCCTGAGAAACATGGTGAAGGACCAGAAGACGCGCGAATGCCTCGGAGATTGCGCCGTTTTGTACTATGGTATCGTGGGCCGACTCGATGAGGCGGCGAAGGGCATCACGTCGGGCAGATCACAGGGCTTGCAGGACGCGGTGTGGAGCCTGAGCGCTGCCCTCAACGTACCAGAAACTTGCGAAGAAGGATTCCGCAAACTAGGCGGAAAGTCCACGCTAGCCGCCGCAGACTCAGAGTTCAGCAAGGAGGTCTCCATCGCTCTTGTTCTAGCCAGGACGCTCAGCAGGTAGGTACCAGGTAGCAGCCGAGGAAATATACGTGTATCTAGGCGTGTCACAGTATAGAATCATTTGGATAAATAAACTTCTCGATTGTTTTGAGAAATAAACTGCTGGAATTTTGTAAGTGACGATGTTTAGAATCAGTGAAGTTCGCGAGCATGTTCGgggctcttttctttttctcaggtGGGATTATTTTTTGGCGATTTTGAAGATCAATGAGAAATAAAATATTTGGTACAATTATTAGGGATATATTTGGCCAACCAAATATTACGGATATATATTTAAATATTTGGTACAATTATTAGTGATATATTTGGCCAACCAAATATTACGGATATATATTTGGTGCAATTAAACCGTACCTAGCTTGAGCCTGCTATTTGTAGCTGATTTAGGTCATTATGTTTAGGACAGTAATTGGGGTTTTTACCTTGTATTTTTCTATATATATGAAATATGAGGAAGGGTCCATGTAACCATGTTTGtccaataaattaacggaggcataaaagtgatacaagaactctgaagcaatataaatcatcgaggcttaattgactttggttcagtcatatgcatgcgtgagcatgtgccaagtcgatataaatgaattattcagaggaggataccacaatgccatacttacttatgaataaaacaatgcaagcaaacatccatgacatgctactcatattaatagatctgatgcgtcttctcttgacaaagaagatggctgggagtttgcgtacctattgcacgtgacttgtgctcactgaagtgtgggacctcaagcgtgggcaccacacgtaagtgacagacctgttggtgtaaaaactcgattgattattatagtgcattagaacaaagtttcctatggattcaagcgtaggaaatccaagttaactcatttacgtgttaaacttgtctaattcTGCCCAAACCTATCTTTCTACAAATATCACACAATTTGCGTATGATGAGGTCATGAGGTGATCAATGGGTTGATATATCACATTGACTTTTGTGATTATTTTGGGGCATGAACCCATAATACTAACCCCGCCTAAACGATGCTTGCCACGTAAGCACAAGATAAAGTGTTGACATTTGTTAATTAGCAAGGCGATAGATTATGTACCTGCAACTAATTTCACAATCAAAATAGCCTACATGTATCCTTTGAACATATCCGCGATGCGCAAGGATATATGGTAGCATCGCACATCGCCCAACacgtaatgggccggcccatttagctcGCGCAAGCTTACTGCTTTCGCAAATGTGTTCTGGCAGGTTTTTTCATTTCTGAATAGTTTTCTTGGTTTCCTTCTAGGAGTAGTTTATACTAGTTTTCCTATGGTTTTCTTGGTTGAAAATAATACCATTTCCTTCTCCTAAAATGCATCGGCAGTACAACCATTATTTCCTAAGAAAAACTCCGCATGCATGCCGGCAGGTACAGCAAAAGTACCAAACTGCCTTACCGTGAGCCCTCTGTAGACTACCCGTGCATGCTTGGAGACAATTCTTGAATTTAACCCGTCAAACTCTGCATCTGGATCTCTGCATGCTATTGAGTGGGCATGTCGATCGCAACATCGAGACGACGAAAGCGGCAGAGAAATTAGCGGGCGGACCTGGGTTCTTGTTCTTCCCACCGGTCTCCACTCCACATCTCACCTCCGCATGTCCGCTTGTTCTCTCCACCGCTAAACCTCTTCATTCTCTCCGCATCCCCTCCCATCGCCTCGATCACCCTCCTCCTGTCTTGGATCTCGCAGGGTGACACGATTTGTCGGATGAGATGACCGACGCCAGCAGCGGCGCGAACACCAACAATGCGGCCAGCACCAGCAACGCCGAGGTCCAGATACAGATCCCTGCAGGTCAGTTCGCGTGGCTGATCACTCTTCGATTGTCGAATTTGTGCTCGTTTTGGATTCAAACATGCTTGATTTTCGGCTCTTCTTCAGTTCGAATATATATATGGCGCCAATGAGGGTTAATTAATTGAAGAATGGCCGTGTATCGGAATCCAGTGTGTGTCTCGCGTGGTTGGGCAATGTTTTTTGGGTTCGAATTGCTGAGCGAAGAATTCCTAGAACATGGTTGATTTCTAtaaaagaagaggaaaaggaaatAATTTTCCAATAATTTACATGTCAATCTCATTGTTACTCATCCAGAATCCAGATAAGGCTTTTCTGTTATTGACGTCACTGAATTTTACAGTTCTCACTGTAAACCGCAGGGCCATCCAAAGCCGAAGCCCCAGCACCACCTGCCGGAGCACCATCAAAGAGCTCCGGAGCCAAGAACTGGCGATGGTGGTTGATGGTGTCGGTGGAcgtcttcttcctcgtcgccGGCCAGACGTCCGCGACGCTGCTCGCGAGGTACTACTACCACCAGGGCGGCAGCAGCAAGTGGGTATCAACGTTCGTGCAGACCGCAGGCTTCCCTATACTGTTCCTCGGCCTGTTCTGTGTCCCAAAACAACcctccggcagcggcggcggcggcagcgacaCTCCGGTGGCCAAACTCGTCGTGATCTACATCGTCCTGGGGCTCGTCATAGCCGCCGACGACATGATGTACGCCAGCGGCCTCAAGTATCTCCCGGTGTCGACCTACTCGCTCATCTGCGCCAGTCAGCTGTCCTTCAACGTCGTCTTCGGCTACGTCCTCAACTCCCAGAAGCTCACCGGCCTTATCCTCAACGCCGTGGTCCTGCTCACGCTGTCCGATGCGCTCCTTGGAGCCAACCACGACGAAACAGAGGATATCAGCGGCGTCTCGAGAAGGAATTATCTCATGGGTTTCGTGCTGACGCTGGGAGCGTCAGGCACCTACTCGCTCATCCTCTGCCTGATGCAGCTCACCTTCGAGAACGTGATCAAGAAGCACACCTTCACGGCCGTGCTCAACATGCAGATATACACGGCCCTCGTGGCCACGGTGGCCTCCATCATCGGGCTGTTCGCCAGCGGCGAGTGGAGGACGGTGAGAGGGGAGATGGACACGTTCCAGTCCGGGCAGTTTTCCTACTTCATGACGCTGCTGTGGACGGCCGTGTCGTGGCAGATCACCTCCGTCGGGGTGGTCGGGCTCGTCTTCGAGGTCTCCTCGCTCTTCTCCAATGTCATCAGCACCGTGGCTCTGCCCATCGTTCCCCTGTTCGCCGTCCTCATCTTTCACGACAAGATGGATGGGATAAAGGTCATAGCCATGTTGATCGCCATCTGGGGTTTCGTTTCGTATCTGATGCAACACTACATTGATGATAAGAAGGCTAGGAAGGCGTCAGCTAGTGCGGATGGGGGTTCCTAGCTCACCAGTATAGTTTTTCTTTCtcctttagataatggagcatggtCTTTCTCCCCAAATATAAGGTGTCAGCTGCGAGGAAGTAGGGTGTTTTGCTAATTTTTATTTTGCAGGATTTCATCGTAGACGTACAGTACCTTTTTTGTACCATCTATATTTGCTTATGAATAAAAGTAGATTCCTTTTCAACTGGAATACGGGTGTGATCTTGTTTTTATCCGCTTTGGTGCATGTTggaatttgtttttttttttagatATAAGGCAACTTTATTGCCCAACTTTAACTTAATAAAGCCCAGGTAGCATAAGGTTCACACTTAACGATCATACATGCTGCGGCATACAACTTCGCCAAAAACATACGATAGCGAGGGGTTCGGGCAAGACTAGCACAAAGCAGTGAAAAAGCGCACAACAGGAAGATGTGGCTGGTCAGGGACGGTGTCGCTTCACTACTTCAGCTTCTTGGCTTCATGGAGGTGTAGAGCTCCCGCAGCTCGCGCTCCATCCAGCTTAGTCCTTTCTTTTCCATGCCCTTGAACTTGGGCCTCCAGATCTG
This region of Lolium perenne isolate Kyuss_39 chromosome 2, Kyuss_2.0, whole genome shotgun sequence genomic DNA includes:
- the LOC127330729 gene encoding putative invertase inhibitor, which produces MRPSHGPSYIVLFLLATSSCSASILEDACKTFSAARPDIGYGYCIEFFQANKDSTTADKRGLATIATNIARATAMNTRKLSAALRNMVKDQKTRECLGDCAVLYYGIVGRLDEAAKGITSGRSQGLQDAVWSLSAALNVPETCEEGFRKLGGKSTLAAADSEFSKEVSIALVLARTLSR
- the LOC127330730 gene encoding probable purine permease 11, yielding MTDASSGANTNNAASTSNAEVQIQIPAGPSKAEAPAPPAGAPSKSSGAKNWRWWLMVSVDVFFLVAGQTSATLLARYYYHQGGSSKWVSTFVQTAGFPILFLGLFCVPKQPSGSGGGGSDTPVAKLVVIYIVLGLVIAADDMMYASGLKYLPVSTYSLICASQLSFNVVFGYVLNSQKLTGLILNAVVLLTLSDALLGANHDETEDISGVSRRNYLMGFVLTLGASGTYSLILCLMQLTFENVIKKHTFTAVLNMQIYTALVATVASIIGLFASGEWRTVRGEMDTFQSGQFSYFMTLLWTAVSWQITSVGVVGLVFEVSSLFSNVISTVALPIVPLFAVLIFHDKMDGIKVIAMLIAIWGFVSYLMQHYIDDKKARKASASADGGS